From the genome of Methanoregula boonei 6A8:
GCCGGCCTGATGAGGCCCTTGCAGTTCTTGAAACCTCCCTTGGCCTGGAAAACAACATTGCCGATGTCTGGCTGCTTAAGGGAAGCGTACTTCTTGAGCAGGAGCGTCTGGAAGATGCACTCGAAGTGTTTGACCGGGCATTGGCCCTCACACCGGAGAATAATGCTGCATGGTACCGGAAAGGCAAGGCATTCTCCGGCCTGCACCGGTACCCCGAAGCAATCCAGTGCTTTGACCGCGTGGTTACTTCCGATACTGGTTGTGCACAGGCATGGTTCCGGAAAGGGAGTGCGCTTCTTTCAAACGGGGATCTGAGGGCTGCTATCGAAGCGCTCACAAAAGCGCTCGAACTCAAACCCGACAATGCAAACGGGTGGTACGACCGGGCAGTTGCACTTGCGGGCCTGGGAAGGTATGAAGAATCCATCCCCTCATATGACCGGGCCCTGTCCCTCAACCCGAAGTACACAAGCGCCTATTTTGACAAGGGATCGGCGCTCTCCCGCCTGGGCAGAGACCGGCAGGCAATCGAGGCATTCGAGATGGCCTCGGCAATAGATCCGGAGTTCGCGGTCGCATATCTGGAGAAAGGCCTTGCCCTTGCCCGTCTTTCCAAAAACAAGGAAGCGGTTGCAGCATTTGATGCCACTCTTGCCCTTGATCCGGCAAACGTTCCTGCACTTTTCAACAAGGGACTTGCCCTCGCAAACCTCAAGAAATTTGCAGATGCCATTACCGTGTTCGATGCAGCCCTCCGCATTGATGCAAAACACTACGAGGCCTGGTTTGCCAAAGGATATGCCCAGTCCCGGCTCCGGCATTATGATGATGCTGTCGGGGCATTTGACCATGCACTTGCCATCGATCCCGGGCGGTACGCGGTATGGTATGAAAAAGGAGTGGCACTTGCCCGGGCGGGTAAAAACGATGAAGCAGTTGCCGCATTCTCTGAAGCAATTGCACGTGATGACAAAAAACCCGAAGCCCAGTACGAGAAAGGCCGCGCTCTTCTCGAACTCGGAGAGGATGAGCAGGCAGTTACCTCGTTTACCCGGGCCCTTGATCTGGACACATCCTTTGGGGACGCAGCTTATTACCTCGGTCTTGCCCTTGAGCGTGTCGGGAAGTTTACCGATGCGATAACCGCATACGACCGGATGGTTGCTGCGCGGCCCGATCATTCCGATGCCTGGTACCACCGCGGTATCGCATCAGAGCGCCTTGGCAGGGATAACGATGCGGTCCAGGCGTACGAGAAGGCCCGGCAGATCGAGCCCCACAATCTTCCGCTCCTCTTTGCCGATGGCAGGGCATGGGCCAGGCTTGGCCAGTTCGAAGATGCAATCCATCTCTTTGACATTGCCCTTGGAAAAGAGCCCGGCAACGGCGAGATCCTCTTTGAGAAGGCAAAAGCACTTGCTGCCCTTGGCCGCCATGATGAGGCACAGGAGATCTTCCGGCTGGCGTTTACCCAGCTCACCGATAATTACGAACCGGCGTACCTTCGCGGACTCTCGCTTCTTGCGCTTGAACGGTATGAAGATGCGGACATGGCGTTTGATGCAGCGCTTTCCCTGAGCCCGGACCTCCCGGAGATCTGGGAGAAAAAAGGCGGAGCACTGATGCATGCCGGCAATTACGAAGGCGCAGTTGCAGCATTCGATCACGCCATCTCTCTTTTGCCTGACGATCCCGGTGCGTACCTGGAGCGTGGCCGGGCTCTTGCCGCACTCAACAGGAACGATGAGGCGGTTGCCTCATTTGATCAGGTACTTGCCCTTGAGCCGGCAGATCCGGTGGCAAGCTTCGAACGGGGCCGTGCCCTCTATTACGCGGCAAAGTACGAGCATGCCGTTGAGGCGCTTGATACAACCCTTTCCAGCGATCCCCGGCACCCGGGCGCATTGTACTTCCGGGCTGCATCTCTTGCAGCCCTGGAAAGATATGCCGAAGCTGCCGAATCGTTCGAACGCCTTCTTGTGTATACTCCGGAGAATGCGGATGCCTGGTATGAGCAGGGCTGCGTGCTGGCCCGGCTCCGCCACTACGATGAAGCAATTGCTGCATTCGACCATGTCCTTAACCTGGTGCCGGAACACTTCGATGCCCTGTTCCAGAAGGCCCGGGCGCTTGACGACCTGGGGAAGTACAGCGAGGCTGTAACCAGCTATTCTGCAGCCCTTGCCCTGAAGCCTTCCGATGCAAAGACCCACTATTACCGGGGTGTCTCCCTTGCAGAGAACGGGCAGCCAGAGGAGGCAGTCAAGGCCTTTGATGCGGCCCTGGAGATCGACCCGGTCTTTTCCGATGCGCTCTTTGCCAAAGGAAAGGCACTGCTCACCCTCGGGATGTTCCGCGAGGCAGTCAAGACCTTTGACAAGACCCTGCTCATAGAAAAGAACTATGCCGGGGTCTATTTCCACAAGGGTCTTGCTCTTGCCGAACTCGGGCGGCACGATGAGGCAATCACTGCATTTGATAAGGACATAGATCTTGATGCCGGCAATAACGACGCTTTCTACCACAAAGGGGTCTCTCTTGCTGCCACGGGAAAGCTTACTAATGCGATGGAGGCATTCGATCACGTGATCCAGGCAGATCCCGGTTCCGTCCAGGGCTGGCTTCACCGGGGGATGGCGCTCTTTGATCTTGGCAGGTTCAATGATGCCATCTCCTCGTACAAAAAAGCGCTTGAGATCGGTCCCACCAATGCAGATGCCTGGTACCTGGTGGGCCGGTCCTATTACGCACTCAATACGTACGACGAAGCTATAGCAGCATTTGACCGGGCGCTCGATCTCCAGGGCGAATTTGCCGAAGCCTGGTATTACAAGGGGCGGACCCTTTTTGCAATGGGCAAATACGGCGAAGCCGTTTCCGCGTACGACAGTACGCTCGTCCTTCGCCCCAAGCACGATGAGGCATTCTACCACAAGGGTATGGCCCTTTTGAAACTCCAGCGGGCAGGGGATGCGGTCTCTGCATTCGACCAGGCACTGCGGCTCCGCCCGAACTTTTCGTACATCTGGACCGGGAAAGGAATGGCCCTTGCCGCACTGGACCGGCATAAGGATGCAATCTCCTGCTACACCAAGGCAATCGCCCTTGACCGGAAAGATTCCCGGGCCTATTACCAGGCCGGGCTCTCGTATCTTTCCCTTGGGCGGTACCAGGATGCAATCAGGAATTTTGAGGCAACGCTTGTCCAGCATCCGTCCTGCGCCCGGGCATTCTACGCCAAGGGCCGGGCCCTCTGCGGTGTCTCCATGTTCCACGAGGCAATCACCTCGTTTGACAAGGCCCTCTCCGAGCAGTCGGATTATCCCGAGGCATGGCTCTACCGGGGAATAGCCGAGGCAAACCTCGAAGAGTTTGAGGAGGCGCTGGACTGCTACAACCACGCCCTTGCACAAAACGAGTCCTACGCGACAGCCCTCCTCAACAAGGGCCGGGCGCTTATCCACCTGGAGCGGACCGGTGAAGCGCTTGCGGCGATTGAAAAAGTGCTCACCATCCAGCCGGAATCCGCGGATGCATTTTACTATAAAGGCCGCGCCCACCTGAACCGCAGGCAGGATGATGACGCCATTGACGCTTTTAACCGGGCGCTTGCGATCAACCGGCAGTTTGCCGAGGCGCATTATTACAAGGGAACTGCACTGGCACGCAAAGGACAGTACGAGGAGGCTGTTGCAGCCTTTGATGCAGCCCTGCGGATAAAGAGCGATTACCCCGAGGCATTTTACGAGAAAGGCCGGGCACTTTTCCACCTTGAGCGGTCCAAGGAGGCGCTTGCAGCGTATGACCAGGCCCTCTCTGCAAATCCCGGGTATGCAGAAGCAATCTTCCAGAAAGGACGGACGTATATTACCCTCCAGAACCCGGACGGGGCGATCCGGTCATTCGACCGCGCCCTCGAGGTCAACCCGTCCTGCTTCCAGGCACACTACTGGAAAGCGCGGACGTTGTACGATGAGGGCAGTTATGATGCAGCCATCACGGAATATGACCGGGCGATTGCAATAAAACCGGATCGGCCCGAGCTCTACCGCGACCGAGGTCTTGCCTATGCGGCAATCGATCAGTACCGCGAGGCCATCAAATCCTATGACAAGGCGCTGGAGCTTGATACCCACGGTGCCGACGCATTCTCCCACAAGGGAAGTTCGCTTGCCGAGCTGGGGATGTACCGCGACGCGCTCGAAGCATTTGAGAAAGCTATCGAGAAGGATCCGGAACTTGCGACCTCCTGGTTTGGCAAGGGAAATGTCCTCTATGATCTTGGCAAGTTTACCGAAGCCTGCGCGGCGTATGACGAGGGCCTCCGCCGCGACCCGGAGAATGCCGTGGGCTGGACGCGGCGGGGCATGTCCCTTGCCGGCTTAAACGATCATAAGGCTGCGATCGAGTCTTATGACCGGGCCCTGGCAATCGATCCCTCGTTCTCGATCGCGTACTTCACCCGGGGCAGCGCTTTTGAAGCGCTCGGCCAGTTTGAGGAGGCCGAAGCCTCCTTCCGGGCCATGATCTCCCTCCAGCCCGACTTTGTGGATGCCTGGATCCACCAGGGCCGGGCCCTTCAGGAACAGGAGAAATACCAGGAAGCCCTGACCTCGTTCAAACGCGCCCTTGAGATCGATCCGTCAAGAAAAGAGATCTGGAACGACGTCGGCTCGACACTTGACAAACTGGGCAAGCATGAAGAAGCCCAAATCTGTTACGAGAAAGCCCTGTAATCCTCGTTCTATTCTCTTTTTTGATTTGTAAAGGATTTTAGTTTCCCCATTTTTTTGCAGGATGCGTTCTATAGCCGGGTTTTAAGTATTAACCATCCGATGAATTCCCGGTTTCCGGCTTTTTCTGGCCGACAAAAGATCCGGTTTTAGTACCACGCCTGATCCAGCCGTTGAGGCATTGCCCGTTCGATCACGCATATATGCTCCGGCAGATATCCTCCTGTATAACCGATCTGTACGGGAAGGTGGCCGATTGTGGATATACCAGCGTTTTACCTGTTTGCCGGAATTGTGATCCTGATTATTGCGGTAGTTCTCCTTGCGATGGCGATCAAGATCGCCAACCAGTGGGAGCGGGCGGTTGTCCTGTTCCTGGGGAGATTTGTAGGAATCCGGGGGCCGGGGATTTTTCTCATTGTCCCGTTCCTGAGCCGGGTTGCATACTGGATTGATCTCCGGGTCATTACGACTTCGTTCAATGCAGAACAGACCTTAACAAAAGACACGGTGCCGGTCAATGTTGATGCGGTATTGTTCTGGCAGGTTATTGACGTGCAGAAGGCGGCACTTGAGGTCAAGGATTACCGGGATGCGATCTCACTTGCCTCGCAGACTGCGCTCAGGGATGTTATCGGCAAAACTCTCCTTGCGGATATGCTTGCCGGGAGAGAAGCGATCGATGCCGAGCTCCAGAAGATGATCGGGAACCGGGTAAGTGGCTGGGGCATCAGGATCCTTTCTGTGGAGATCCGTGATGTCGTAATCCCGGGATCTCTCCAGGATGCCATGTCCATGCAGGCCCAGGCCGAGCGCGAACGGCAGGCCCGGGTCATCCTTGGGGATTCCGAGCGGCAGATTGCCGAGAAGTTCGAGCAGGCTGCAAAAAGTTACGAGAACAATCCTACTGCTCTTCACCTCCGGGCCATGAACATGCTGTACGAAGGGCTCAAAACAGGAAATGCTACCATTGTCCTTGTACCGGCGACCGCGCTTGAATCCATGAACCTTGGGGCAATTACCGGCACAACCGCACTTGCAGAGACGCTCGCAAAAGAACCAAAGCAGAAAAAAGATCAACCGCTGGAACAGCCGTAATCGTATACGGGGTGGCAGGAATATTCATTACCTTTCCTTTCTGATCGGGTAGTATGCAGGATATTGTCAGCAGCAGGAAAATGGAAAACGGTATCGTGGTTTTCTGGGACGAGAATGGAGAGAGGCTCTATGAATCGTTCAATTATTCCGATCTCCAGGACATGAGTATCAACGCGCTCGATCTTATTGAACGGCCAGGATCCTACAAGATCGATCCCCGGGCCCATACCCTTGTGGTCCGGAAATATGTGACCAGCCCCGGTTACAAAAAGTAATTCGTGCACGGCACATGACGGCGGGTGGGGGATCCCTTACCCATATCGATCCTATTTTGGCCTTGCAGCACGGAAAAGTACGTGCGTGAGCAAGGAATCTTTTCAGGAGGATATTCGCACAAGACCGGCCCGTGCGCTCCTCTTTGACATGGACAATACCCTTTTCGATCTGGTCGGGGCCCAGATTGCTGCCTGCGAAAGCGTAGTGCGCCATCTCGGTTACGATGACGGTGACGATCTTTTCCTGTACTTCCTTAACGGCTCCCACGGCTTTGAATCAACGGAGAATATCCGGCAGTACATGGAGGAGCGCCGGATCCCCACAAACGGCATGTACGAGCAGGCCTGCCGGATCTATGCAAGCGAGAAACTCCGCAATGTCACGCCCTACCCCGGTGTCGCAAAGACCCTTGCAGCAGTCCGGGAACGGGGCTATACGATGGCCCTTGTCACCGATGCGGAACATCCCGATGCCCGGCTCCGGCTGGACAAATGCGGGCTCACCCGGTTTTTTGATTGCATGGTGACGTATGACAAAGTCGGCGTCAAGAAACCTGCGCCCGATCCGTTCCTTGCGGCCCTGAGAGCCGTGGATGCGAGGCCCCACGAGGCCCTCTTTATCGGTGACAGCCCGCGCCGGGATATCGAGCCCTGCAACAAGCTCGGGATCCGTACCGTGTATGCGCGGTACGGTGACCGTTTCTCAAAAACCCGGGACAATATTGCGGCCGATTTCGTGATCGACCGCATGGACGAGCTCCTCCGGATCCTTGCGCCCATCCCCGTTGCCGGTTCCCCGCCCGGAACGTGAATTGCGCCGGATACGCTAAGAATGAATGCCTGTTTTTGGATTATCCTGACCAAAAATTTAAAAATGCCTCACGGTGTATAAAAATTATGTTTGTTCCATCGAGGATCTTTTTCACCAAGGGGGTGGGAATCCATAAAGATCGGCTGGCTTCATTTGAGCTGGCATTGCGCAAGGCCGGCATTGAAAAATGCAACCTTGTGTACGTATCCAGTATCTTTCCCCCTAACTGCAAACAGATCCCGACCCGGACCGGCCTGCGTGAACTCCAGTCCGGTGGCATTACGTTCTGCGTGATGGCGAGGAACGAGACAAACGAGCCAAACCGGCTGGTCTCGGCCGCAGTCGGCCTTGCCCTTCCCAAGGATGTGGAAGAGTACGGGTACCTCTCCGAGCACCATGCATTCGGGGAGACCCAGGAAAGGACCGGGGAATATGCCGAAGATCTTGCGGCAACCATGCTTGCGACCACACTTGGTATCGAGTTCGATGCAAATGCGGCCTGGCAGGAACGCGAGCAGACCTATAAGGCAAGCGGTAAGATCATCCGGACCAAGCATGTCTGCCAGTCGGCACAGGGTGACAAGAACGGCCTGTGGACAACAGTCATTGCGGTTGCGGTTTTTCTCTGATGTTGATTTTCCTGAAACTTATCCCTCACCATTTTTGACTCTTTAAATCCCAGATCCGATCGCTTTTGAAAATTTCAAGCGGCTGAGTTGAGTTTTTTTCGGAAATGATCATGGGTGTTCCCCCACATTTTACAGACAATGGGGTGGGGGCGATTGATTCTGAAATCGATCGGTCCGATCATTTTTTTTGTGGAGCACAAAGCGGGGGGAGGGTGGCTACCGTTGATCCCTGTGGGCGAATGGTCGCCCCGATCAATTTTGAAATTGGCCGGACCGATCGATCTTGAAAATGATCGGACCGATCATCATGTCTCGTCAGAAGTTCCTGTGGAAGATCAGGTTAAGGTACTGGAACAAAAGAGATCGCCCCGACCTGTTTTGAAATTGATCGGACCGACCGGTTTTTTCGCGGAGCGGGAAGTGAGGGGGAGGGGGCGACCAATTTTTTTGAAGGTGGGGTGGGTGGGGTCGATCTGTTTGAAAATTGCCGGGTCGCGGACCGGATTTTTTCTGAAAATCTTGTGCGGCTGAGCCGGGAATTTTTTGGCATCTCCGGTTCGCGTTTCAGACTTTTCCGGAAATCTTCGGACCGGGCCGGACGATTTCTGGTTGTGTGTGAGGGATCGCGGGGGCTGTCACCCCCACACCCCAGCAAACGAGTAATGCCGCCTTCCGGTACCGGGTTTTCTCTCATCAAATCCCCCGGTTCGTACTCAAAAAATACGCCCGTAAAACGCTTCTTTTAGGTTCATGTGAAAAATGTGCATTATATGGTCTCTGTTTGCCAAAATACGCCCAATTTGAGTCCCATATAATGCCCATAATTGGGCAATAACGGCCCATTACGGGCCTTTGTTTTCAGGATCGACCGAAAGCCCATTTGGGGTGAGATCAGGGCAGGAAATGGCCTTTATGAGAACTTTATATTTCGTCCGTTTGACAAAATACGGCCATTTTGGGCTTGTTTTAAAAAGAAGCCCGATACGGGCTTTTTGGGATCTAAAAAAGGGTCATCCGAGCTCAATTTGGGCCCGGAATAGGGTAGGTCTGATCAATTGGGTGGAGGGGTGAGGATCCCTTTCCTAATAGAGGAGATAAGATGCTGTCACAGTGTACGGAAAAAGATCAAATTGTCTCTGCCAGAAAAAACAAAAAGATCGTTTCAATGTCTATGAGAAATCGTACAATAAATTTTTTCCGGATTACTGAATTGAAGCGATGCCCTACGCGCAAAATGCCTCGTCGGGTTTTGCGCTACGCACTTACCGGGATCCGAACACGTGAACCAGTGGATGGTACGGCCCAGTAAGCGGCGGAGAAGCCCGGGTGCACGCACTCGCCCAGCGAGGGCCCGAGAGGGGCGCTCGCAGCGGGAGAGGGCTCAACTATTTTCAGGACTCCGTCGCCGCTCACGATCACCGGTAACTCATTACTCGACAACTACCGTCAGGTCAAACTTGTTGTGAGGAGCGGTATTCCCGGAGAAACTGGTATATCCGCTTATAGTCTGAACCCCGGTACCGATCACGGTGACATTCCACGCGTGGGTATACCTCTCTATATGTGCGCTGGTTATGGGATACTGCGAGGGCGTCCTGTTTAGATAAGAATAGTATGTGATGATCCCTTCATCAATAACCTGGAGACCGGGACTTGCATCCATCGTCCAATACCCGCCCATCCTCGAAGGATCGGAGAGCTCAATTCTTATAGAATTGTTCAGTTTCGCACAGATAACAGCACCGTTCTGTGTCGCGTTGATGCTCATAGTTTGTCCTGACAATAATGATTCCGTACATTGTACTGCCGTTGGAGTTTGCTGAACTGAGCCGAGGCATCCCGCAACAAGGAGGATTATGAAGAGAATTATCCCGGCCATTACCATTCCCGGTTTTTGTGGATTCATATTCACCGCAAGACCCATTTCCTATGATGTCACTTTTTCCGGTTCCTGCCGTTTAAGGTTTCTGTCCAAAGGTTCCAACAGACCTGTTGGGATATTCCGGCTGCTACACTAATTCTCCTAAATTCGTCGGTTTCGCCTGCATATGGATCCCACAATTACCATTGCCGCAATCACCACGACAGGTATTGCCACGGATAAGGGTGATGACCGGGTCGTCGGATTTGTCGGGACATAAATCGTAGTAGAGACAGGGAAGGGCGTTTCCTGATCGTCCGCGGAATTTGCGGATGGAGAACTTACCGGTAACGACATAATTGCCCCAGTCGGGAGAGATTCAGCCGGCAGCATGTAAAAGAGCTCGCGGTCATACGCCTGAGCACTGGTAACCATCACGACATATTCCCCCGGGGTAACTGCATCAGGTGTGGGTACCTGGCAGCAACCGGGCCCGAAAGTCTCCCAGAGATAGGTCGTGGCATTGCACGACCATACATTGACACTGTCCTGTCCTGGCTGGACGGTCACGTTGGCAACCAGTCCGGACCCGGCACCTCCCGGGTTAAAATTCGTTGTTTCGATCACCAACTGGAGGACATTTCCCGCCGCAAGATTCGTCGTACCATTGATAAAGAAAGGACTGTCTATCGTATGGTTACCGATAGGATCGATGGTGATGAAGGGTGTTGTTACGGGTGTTACATTTTCAGCGCCGGCTATCGGGATACCTGTGATTACTACCATGAGTAGAATCCCTATCAGGAATTCCTTTTTCACCACAATTCGATCTCCCTTTTATGCTCCTTGAGCTGCGGTCATTATGGCTCTAACTGACAACAATAGTCCAGTTAAGTGTCTTCTCCGTGCGTGGGTCGTTTGTTATATAGAACTGGAGATTTGCATTTATTGTCTGTACGCCGGTATTTGTCATAGACACATTCCATCGGTCTATACCTCGCTCCATTCCCGGTCCGTTATACGTTTCAGCCGCTTCTTCTGTGAGAGGAGTCCCATTCATATAATAATGATACAAAGTTACACCCTCATCGGTGATCTGAAGACCGGGACTCGCATTCATTATCCACTGATGACCGGTTCTAGACGCATCTACCAGTTCGAGAGTGAGTGAACTGCCCGGCTTTGCACAGATAGTAGTACCATCCTGCGTTTCGTTTATCGTTACATTTTGTCCGGGTACTAACGTTGCCGAACAGGGCCCAACCACTGGGGCCACAGTCAGGTTTTGCTGAATCGTCACTGTTTCCGTCACCGTTTGCACTGGGGACAGCGATGGGGAAGGTTGCACGGATGCATTATTCAGGTCCGGCTTTTGCCCGTCGGACCCGAGACAGCCGACCGATAACACAACTATGAGAAGAACCATCCCGACCGCTACCCCTCCTAATTTTTGTGGAATCATTTTTACCGCAAGATCCTTTTCCTATTATGTCACTTTTTCCGGTTCCTGCCGTTTAAGGTTTCTGTCCAGAGATTCCAACTGCCAGTTGGAAAATGGGGACACAAAAGATAAAACCCTGCGCCGGGATATTTTTAACGAGCCTAAACTGATGATCGGTACAGGTGACGTGATATTTTGAGGACCTGTCAATCCTTTGTGGGGGAATTCGATAAAGCATTAGTAAAAAATTCATGTATACTCCCTAAAGACGTTACAAAAACACAAGAAAAGTTACGTATCGGCATATCCTGTGTACATGCCAGCTGATCTGCTCTGAATGAAAGATTGTTGATATTCATGGTTGTAGAGGGATATACTGGAATCCAATGGGCGCTCAAAAATTCGTTTGTTCTCGTTGTACTGGGTGTTGTATTTCTCTACATCGTCATGGGACTGGGTCTTCTTGGGACTTCCCTGCCCGTTATCGTTCTCGTCCTTCTTTTCGTCCTTATCATTCCCGCCCTCATTTACCGGGTTTTAAGAAAAATCGTTGATCCGGTTCCATTCTGGCTGCCTCTGTTTCCGGTCATTCCGGTAATCGTTCTTTTCTCCAGCGGTCATCTCGGTGGAGCAGGCCTTCTCGAAAATATCATCATCCCGTTTTCCCTGATATTCCTGCTCTCCACTTTGGCAGTGATCGGCCCCTACCCTCTTTTTGAGGAAAAGATCGGTGCAAAAAACCCCTGGCAGGTATTTACCCTTATGTCATTTGTGGGTGTGGCTCTGTTCTTTTTCTCGACCATGGGAGAGAGCCTTGCGGGGCAGCCGCTGCCACAATATTCCTCTACATTCCCTCTTTCCGGTTGGATTTTTGATGGCCTGGCAAACATTCTGCATCTTCAGGATGTCGTCTACGCATTCGATTCCCACGTGTACAGTATTCTCTGGGCCTGCTCTTTTTACCTTGAGGTTTTTTTCGTTGCATTCCTGTATTATGCAGTGCTGGGCTGGGTCTCGTCTGCCAGTGCCGATACAGGCAAGGCATGAACTGATGTAGCACGGGGGCCGGACCTTCATATCACGGGCATACGCAGTTTTTCTCATTTATCACCGGTACGACCTTGTTTATATTACCTGAGCGTCAGTTGGGAAATTTGGACAGAAACAGGGTCGGTTTTGTTGCGTCTGCGGTTGTCTGTACATTCTTTTAACGTGAAAAATT
Proteins encoded in this window:
- a CDS encoding slipin family protein encodes the protein MDIPAFYLFAGIVILIIAVVLLAMAIKIANQWERAVVLFLGRFVGIRGPGIFLIVPFLSRVAYWIDLRVITTSFNAEQTLTKDTVPVNVDAVLFWQVIDVQKAALEVKDYRDAISLASQTALRDVIGKTLLADMLAGREAIDAELQKMIGNRVSGWGIRILSVEIRDVVIPGSLQDAMSMQAQAERERQARVILGDSERQIAEKFEQAAKSYENNPTALHLRAMNMLYEGLKTGNATIVLVPATALESMNLGAITGTTALAETLAKEPKQKKDQPLEQP
- a CDS encoding HAD family hydrolase, translated to MSKESFQEDIRTRPARALLFDMDNTLFDLVGAQIAACESVVRHLGYDDGDDLFLYFLNGSHGFESTENIRQYMEERRIPTNGMYEQACRIYASEKLRNVTPYPGVAKTLAAVRERGYTMALVTDAEHPDARLRLDKCGLTRFFDCMVTYDKVGVKKPAPDPFLAALRAVDARPHEALFIGDSPRRDIEPCNKLGIRTVYARYGDRFSKTRDNIAADFVIDRMDELLRILAPIPVAGSPPGT
- a CDS encoding pyruvoyl-dependent arginine decarboxylase, with the translated sequence MFVPSRIFFTKGVGIHKDRLASFELALRKAGIEKCNLVYVSSIFPPNCKQIPTRTGLRELQSGGITFCVMARNETNEPNRLVSAAVGLALPKDVEEYGYLSEHHAFGETQERTGEYAEDLAATMLATTLGIEFDANAAWQEREQTYKASGKIIRTKHVCQSAQGDKNGLWTTVIAVAVFL
- a CDS encoding protease inhibitor I42 family protein: MSINATQNGAVICAKLNNSIRIELSDPSRMGGYWTMDASPGLQVIDEGIITYYSYLNRTPSQYPITSAHIERYTHAWNVTVIGTGVQTISGYTSFSGNTAPHNKFDLTVVVE